DNA sequence from the Pyramidobacter porci genome:
CAATTTCGGCAAGGAGATCGCGCTGTCGGCCGCCATCGACCACGCGCGCGGCGACGGCGCCATCTTCATGGACGCCGACCTGCAGCATCCGCCGGAGCTGATCCCGAAGCTGATCGAAGGCTGGTTCGAGGGCTACGACGACGTCTACGCGCAGCGGCGCACGCGTGGCGGCGAGTCGGCCTTCAAAAAACTGACGGCCAAGCTGTACTACCATGTGCTGGCACGCTCGACGCGCATCCCCATCCAGATGGACGCCGGCGATTTCCGCCTGCTCAGCGCCCGGGCGCTGGCGGTGCTGCGGCGCATGCCCGAGCACCAGCGCAATATGAAGAGCCTGTACAGCTGGATCGGCTTCAGAAAAAAAGCCGTGCCCGTCGATCAGGAACCGCGCCTGCACGGCGCAAGCAAGTTCGGTTTCTTTCGCCTGCTCAACCTGGCGCTGGACGGCATCACCTCGTTCACGACGGCGCCGCTGCGCCTGGCCACGATTCTCGGCGCGCTCAGCGCCGCCGTGGCGCTGCTTTCGTTCTGCTGGTTCCTGATCCGCACGGCGGTGTGGGGCAATCCCGTGCCCGGCTACCCCTCGCTGTTCTGCGGCATTCTCTTCTTCGGCGGCGTGCAGTTGCTGGGACTGGGCGTCATCGGCGAGTATCTCGGCCGCGTCTTCATGGAGACCAAGGGCCGCCCGCTCTATGTCATCGCCGAAAGCAACGTGACTGACGAGACGCCGGACGAAACGCTTCCGGAACGCAAGGAGGCGCGGCATGATTGAGACGGAACGGGAACGGTTCCGGGAAGTCGCCGGCTACCTCTTCTTCGGCGTGCTGACGACGATAGTCAACTACGTCGGCTATTACGCGCTGACGCGCGGGCTGGATATGGGCGTGACGGCGGCGACGGCCTGGGCCTGGGCGCTGGCGGTGCTGTTTGCGTTCGTGACCAACAAGCTCTGGGTCTTTCGCAGCCGCACGCGCGGCCTGGCGGCGCTGGGGCGCGAGCTGTCGGCCTTCGTGGCGGCGCGCCTCTTTTCCGGCCTGCTCGACGTGGCCATGATGTGGCTGTTCGCCGAGCAGCTGGGCTGGCCGGACATGTGGGTGAAAATCGGCGACAACGTGTTCGTCACGGCGCTCAACTACGTTTTCAGCAAGCGCTGGATTTTCCGCGAGCGGCCGTGACGAGAGGCTTAATACAAAGTCCGCCGCGAAGGCGCTGAGACGTGAAGAAAAACGAAAAATGGAACGACGTAAAGCGATCCCCGGCGGCCAAACGGCGGCCGGGGATCGCTTTTGCAGGGAGCGGCGGCCGATAAAAATCGGTGATTTCGTTACAGACACGGCGATTTTTAAGAGTATAATAGGGAACACGAAACCGAATTCCGCAGAGGAGGAAGCTGCCGTGGACGAAATCAAAAATCCCAGAAAACCGCTGATTTATTATTACGCGATCGCCATGCTCGTGCTGATGCTCTTCAACCTGCTGGCCAAGCCGTGGTTGATGCGCGCGCAGATCGACGAGGTGGACTATGGCACGTTCATCAGGATGACCGAAGAGAAAAAGATCGGCAAGGTCAACATCGAGGAGAATCAGATCCTCTTCACCGACGCCGAGGGCAAAAAGGTGTACCGCACCGGGCCGATGGACGACCCGGGGCGCACGGAGCGCCTCTACCAGTCGGGCGCCAAGTTTTCCAGCGAGATCGTCGAGCAGGCGTCGCCGATCGTCAGCATGCTGCTGTCGTGGGTGGTGCCGCTGCTGCTCTTCTGGGGGCTGGGCCAGTACATGCAGAAAAAGCTCATGAACCGCATGGGCGGCGATTCGATGATGTTCGGCATGGGCAAGAGCAAGGCCCGCGTTTACGTCAAATCCACCGAGGGCATCAAGTTCTCAGACGTGGCCGGCGAGGACGAGGCCAAGGAGAACCTGGCGGAGATCGTCGAGTACCTGCACAATCCCGGCCGCTACCGCGACATCGGCGCGAAGATGCCCAAGGGCATCCTGCTCGTCGGCCCGCCCGGCACCGGCAAGACCATGCTGGCCAAGGCCGTGGCCGGCGAGTCGAACGTGCCGTTTTTTTCCATGTCCGGTTCCGAGTTCGTAGAGATGTTCGTGGGCATGGGCGCGTCGAAAGTGCGCGACCTGTTCAAGCAGGCCAAGGAAAAAGCGCCCTGCATCGTCTTCATCGACGAGATCGACGCCATCGGCACCAAGCGCAGCGGCAACGTGATGGGCAACGACGAGCGCGAGCAGACGCTCAACCAGCTGCTCACGGAAATGGACGGCTTCGAGGACAACACGGGCGTGATCATCCTCGCCGCCACAAACCGTCCCGAGTCGCTCGACCCGGCCCTGACGCGCCCCGGCCGCTTCGACCGGCGCGTGCCCGTGGAGCTGCCCGACCTGAAAGGCCGTGAGGACATCCTCAAGGTGCACGCCAAGAAGATCAAGCTCGAGCCCAACGTCGATTTCAACAAAGTGGCGCGCATGGCCTCCGGCGCTTCCGGCGCCGAGCTGGCCAACATCGTCAACGAGGCGGCGCTGCGCGCCGTGCGCGACGGCCGCGGGGAGGCCACGCAGGCGGACCTCGAAGAGAGCATCGAAGTGGTCGTCGCCGGTTATCAGAAGAAGAACGCCATCCTCACCGACAAGGAAAAAATGATCGTCGCCTACCACGAGATCGGCCACGCCTTGGTCGCCGCCATGCAGAGCCATTCCGCGCCGGTGCAGAAGATCACGATCATCCCGCGCACGTCGGGCGCCCTCGGCTACACCATGCAGGTGGAAGAGGGCAACCATTACCTGATGAGCAAGGAAGAGCTGGAAAACAAGATCGCTACGCTCACCGGCGGCCGCGCCGCCGAGGAAGTCGTCTTCGGCTCCGTGACCACGGGCGCGTCCAACGACATCGAGCAGGCCACCAGGCTGGCCCGCGCCATGATCACGCGCTACGGCATGAGCGACGATTTCGGCATGGTGGCGCTGGAAACGGTGACCAACCAGTATCTGGGCGGCGACGCCTCGCTGGCCTGCGCGCCGGAGACGCAGTCGCTGATCGACAAGAAGGTCGTGGCGCTCGTCAAAGAGCAGCACGAAAAGGCCCGCAAAATCCTCGCCGACAGCCGCCGCACGCTCGACGAGCTGGCCAAGGTCCTTTACGAACGCGAGACCATCACCGGCGAAGAGTTCATGGAGATCCTTCACGCTGCGCCCGCGCAGTCCTAACTGAAGAAAACGTGCGCGAAAAAATTCCCGGAAGGCTGTGCGCCTTTCGGGAATTTTTTTGCGCGCACCGTGCGGCGCGTTTCGTCCGGAAAAATCGCCGAATTTTTTTTGAATCAATCGTGACTTTGACTTTCAATGACCTGTTTTAAGGCTATCAAAAGAAGCTGTATCAATCGATCTGATTAATTTGAAATGAATTAGCACTCAATACTTGACAGTGCTAACAAGAGTGCTATAATACACTCAGAACGAGGGAGGAGCGATGAAGCGAAAGACCTCCGCTCCGGACGTTCCCGCATCGTTAATATAGAAGGCGGACCCCGCACGGGGCCGCCCGATCTCAAGGAGGAAATAAAAATGATGGTACCGAGCATTTGGAACGACAATCTGTTTGACGAACTGGACAATGTGTTCAACGATCACTTCTTCCGCAGGAGTCCGCTGTACGGGCGCCGGGAACAGAACATGATGAAGACCGACGTGCGCGAGACGGAAAACAGCTACGAAGTGGATGTCGATCTGCCCGGCTTCAAGAAGGAAAACGTCAACGTCCAGCTGCAGAACGGCTATCTGACGATCAGCGCCGCCAAACAGCACTCCAAGGAGGAGAAGGACGCCAAAGGCGCTTTTATCCGCCAGGAGCGTTACGAGGGGAGCTGCTCGCGCAGCTTCTACGTGGGCGAGAACATCAAAAAGGAAGACATCAGCGCCAAGCTGGAAGACGGCATCCTGCGCCTGACCTTCCCGAAGAAGACGGAAAAGGAACTCGAACAGAGCAAGCTGATCGAAATCGAATAGCTGCTTGCGCACGCAGGCCGCCGGGAGTGAATCCCGGCGGCCTGCTGTATTTTTTGGAAGAAGCTTTTGAAGCGGCATTTTCGGTGAATGTCGTGCGGGCGATTGTCCATGAATGCCATGCAACCGGTTTCACATTTTCTGTGCTATAATTCCGGCAGGATCAAAATTCACCCGGAGGTGTTGTGTGATGGCTCGGAAAGAACTGGTTTATGGAGTGGACGACGTACCGTCTCTGCCGATTTTGCTGCTGGCGGGCGCGCAGCACGTGCTCACGCTGTTCGGCGCGACGACGCTGGTGCCGCTGATCTTCGGCCCGGCGATGGGGATGACGCCGGCGCAGATCGGATTTTTCATTTCCTGCGTGTATTTCGCCATGGGGGTGTGCACGCTGATTCAGACCAGCCCGTTCGGTTCCGGGCTGCCGATCGTGCAGGGCTCGAGTTTCAGCTTCATCCCGCCGATCATGACGATCGTCGGCGTCTATTCGGCGCAGGGCACGAACGTGATTCTGCAGTACATCGGCGGGGCGCTGATCTCCGGGGGCGTGTGTCTGGTGCTGCTGGGACAGTTCGGGCTGATCGGCAGGATCCGCCGCTTCGTCGGCCCGATCACGGTGGGCACGACGATCATGGCGATCGGCTTCTCGCTGGCGGGCACGGCGATCAGCGGCAATGCCGCCGGGTACTGGCCGGCTTCGCTGACGGTGGTGGTGCTGATTTTCCTGTTCGGTCTGGGCGTGAAGGGGCGTTACGTCAACATCTTCTCGGTCCTTCTGAGCGTGGTCATCGTCTGGGGAGCGTGCTTCGCGCTGAGCCGCGCCGGCGTGTTCCAGCCGGGGCATCCCGTTTATATCGGTCTTGACAACGTGAACTCGGCCAAGTGGTTCCAGTTCACCGGCTTCATGCCCTGGGGCATGCCGAAGTTCAGCACGGTGGCGTTCGGCGCGATCCTGGCGGGGTTCTTCTCGGTCATTCTCGAAAGCATCGGCGACTACTTCAACGTCTGCAACGCGGCCGGGCTGCCCGATCCGACGGAGCAGCAGATCAGCCGGGGCATCCGCGCCGAGGGGCTGGGCTGCATCTTCGGCGGCCTGACGGGCGCGGTGGCCTGCACGAGCTATACCGAGAACATCGGCCTGATCGGCCTGACGGGCGTGGCTTCGCGCTGGGTGGTGCGCGTCGGCGCGATCCTGCTGATCGGCATGAGCATGATCGGCAAGTTCGGCGCGCTGGTAGCCACGCTGCCCGCGCCGATCATCGGCGGCTGCTACATCGCCCTGTTCGGCACCATCGGCGCGCTCGGCATCCAGGCGCTGACCCGCGCCGACATGCAGAAGCAGCGTAACGTGATGATCGTCGGCTTCTCTTTCCTGATGGCGCTGGGGCTGCCGGGCTGGGTGGAGGCGCAGAAGGATCTGTTCTTCGGCTGGGGCATTCCCGGACAGATCCTCTGGGCGATCGGCAAGACGTCGATGGCGGTGGCGGGCGTTTCGGCCTGCCTGCTGGACAATCTGATCCCCGGCACGCGCGAGGAGCGCGGCTTCAGGGACTGAGCCTGATTTTCAATGAGAACGCGCCGTTGAAAATGCCGCGCTCCTCGCGCGGTTTCATGCAGTTTTCGACGCGCTTTCGGCGCTCCGAAAAGGGCGAAGAATTTTTTGCCCTTTTTAACGAAAAGAGTACGAATTTTATAAAATGCGGAACGGGAAAAACTTTGCCGTTTTCCCCGCCCCGCATTTTTCGTGCTCGTCGTCCAAAGAAAACGGGAGGAAGAACGTCGCGGTCTGCAGCGTCTTTCCTCCCGTTTTCTCACCTTGCCAGCAATCGCGCCGACGAGGCGTATTCGCGCGCGAACGCGGCGAAATCCATATCGAGCCCGCGGATCTTGCGCAGGATGCGCGCGAAGAGCTGGACGCAATAGCGGCAGTCGGCCAACGCGCGGTGGTGCCCGCCGGCGTCGAAGTCGAAGAAGCGGCTCAGGCTTTCCAGGCTGTAGCTGTTCAGCCCGGGAAAGGCCTGCCGGCTCAGCCTGAGCGTGTCGAAGACGGCGGGGCTGTCCCATTGGAGGCGCTGACGCCGCACGACGGGGTTGAGAAAGCTCATGTCGAACGGCGCGTTGTGCAGCACCAGCGGCGACGGCCCCACGAAGTTTACGAGCGCGGCGACGGCGTCGGCGGCGCGGGGCTGGCCGCGGACCATGGCGTCGTCGATGCCGTGGATGGCGGAGACGTCGCGCGGGATGGGACGCCCGGGATCGACCAGCATTTGGAAAGGCCGCTGCGAACCGTCGGGGAAGATTTTCAGCGCGGCGATCTCGACGATGCCGCAAAAGGCGGGACTCAATCCGGTGGTTTCGATGTCGAGGGCGGTGAAGCCCGTTTCGGCGATGGAGAGAGGCATGACGCGCCTCCTTTCTGTTCGTTGCCTGGGCGGCCCGAGGAGAGCCGTCCGGCGTGAAAAAGTCTAGTGCAAAAGCGCGCGCTCTGTCAAGAGCCCGCGACAGAGTTCGAAAAAGCGAAGGTCCGGGGAATGGATTTTCCATCCGGAACCTTCGCTTTTTTGAAAATCTATGCCGCCGGCTTTCAGGGACGTTCCGGCGACGGCTTGCGCCGCGCGGCGGCGCTTTGTTTGAGCGCCGGCGTCAGGGCGGCGGTGGGGCAGGCGCGAATGCAGCGGCCGCAACGGATGCATTCGTCCCCGTTGGTGCCCTGCGGCAGTTTCAGCGTCATTGGGCAGGACACGGCGCAGCGCCCGCAGGCGACGCATTTCTGCTCGTCGAAGCCGTAGCGGAGCAGGGCAATGCGGTTGAAGAAACCATAAAAGGCGCCCAGGGGGCACAGATACTTGCAGAAAGGGCGGAACGACTTCACCGACAGGACGATCAGCGCGATCAGCAGCGCGCTTTTCCACGTGAACAGCCATCCGGCCGCGCCGCGCAGATTTTCGTTCAGGCTCAGCAGCGTCCAGCCGCCCATCAGCGTACCCGAAGGACAGATGTACTTGCAGAACCACGGATAGCTGACGCCGATCAGATCGTCGCGCACGAACAGCGGCAGGATGACGACGAACAGCGCCAGCACGGCGTATTTCAGCCGCCGCAGGGCGCGGTCGCCGGGCAGGTTCAGACGCTTGCGCCCGAGCGGGATCTTGTAAAGCAGGTCCTGAACCAGCCCGAACGGGCAGAGCCAGCCGCACACGAAGCGCCCCAGCAGCGCCCCGAACGCGAACAGAAAGCCCACGACGTACAGCGGCAGCCGCGGTTCGAATCCTGTCAGCATGGCCTGGAAGGAGCCGACCGGGCAGGCTCCCAGCGCGCCGGGACAGGAATAGCAGTTCAGCCCCGGGACGCAGACATTTTTCAACGGCCCCGCGTAGATCTTCCCTTTCAGGAAACCGGCCAGGTAGCCGTTGGTGAGGGCCGTCCACAGCAGCTGGACGGTCTGGCGCAGCCGGCCGCGCTCTTTTCGCGTCTTAGCCAATGCCCACGCACTCCAGACAGATCTTGACGGCCTTCTGGAACACGGCGAAGTTCTCGCCGCGCCACAGCCCCGCGGCGATCAGGGCGGCGCCGGCGAGCAGGCACGTCCAGCCTGCGCCGTATCTTTTCATTATTTGGCCTTCGCCAGCATTTCGCGGATGATCTCCCGCCACTGCTCGGCGCTCCGTGCGCCCGTCACCTCGCCGACGATCTCGCCGCGCCCGTTCACGAAGAAGGTCTGTGGAATGGCGCTGAAGTCGCCGAGATACTGCGCCAGACCGTCGTCGAGCAGCAGGTGAAGGTAGTCGGCTCCGGTGCGCTTGATCAGCGTCTGCGCCTTTTTGGTCTGCGCGTCGCTCTTGTTGCCGGTCATATCGAACCAGTCGTAGAGCAGGCCGACGATCTGCACGCCTTGGGGCGCCATTTCCTTCGCCAGCCGGCCGAGGTCGGGCATCTCCTGCAGACAGGGCGGGCAGAACGTGCCCCAGACGTTGAACATCGTCAGCGGCGCCTGACGGAAGATCGCCTCGTCGTGCGCCGCGCCTTCCAGATCCGCGGCTTTGAACGCGCCGATCTTTTTCGCCGCGGAAGCGGACGAAGCCATCATCGCCAGAACCGTTACGACAAGCAAAAACTTTTTCATCATTTCGTTTCAACCCTTTCCTTCGTAGAGCGCGCCCGGCATTCCGCCAGCAACGCTTCCTGTTCCATGTCGGCGCGGATGCCGAACCGCGTCAGCGCGAAATCGTAGCGCGTCGGGTCGCGCGGCGACAGGCGCGCAAAAGCCTGCGTGACTTCCTGCGCCGTTTTCAGGTCGGCCGCCCTGCGCCGCGTGAAGCGCAGCGACCGACACACCGCGTACATGTGCGTGTCAAGCGGCACGGTCAGCTCGGCGGGATCGAGCCCGTCCCAGCCGCCGGGATCCACTTCGTCGCGTCGGACGAGCCAGCGCAGCATCAGAAAATGCCGCTTGCAGGCGCTGCCGCGCTGCGGACGGCACAGCAGGCTGCTGGGGCGGCCGTTTTCCAGTGCGGCGATGAGGAAATCGAGCGCGCCCGTGAGCGAGCCGCATTCCCGCCGGGCCGAGATAAGGCAGCCGCCGAGGCTCCCCCAGCGGGAAACGACGCGCCTGGCGCCGTCCAGCAGCGCCGCAACGTCGGCTCCGTCGGTGAAGCGGTGCCGGAACGACGCGAACGTCTCGCGCCACCGCGTTTCGCCGCCTTGTTCCACGGCCGCTCGCGGCGACGGGGCGAGCGCGCCGAGCACGGTTTCGACGCTTTTGAGGATCGTCGCCACGCGCCCGTAGGCCAGCGACGAGGCGACGAGCGCCGCGATCTCGCGGTCTTCGGGCGCTTCGTAGCGGTAGAGGAACTGCAGCGGGTCGGGCGAGACGAGTTCGCGCCGGTTGCAGCGTTCGTACAGTTCCTCAAGGTACAGCGCCAGTCTCTTGTGCCGCGGCGTCATGACGTCATCTCCTCACGATT
Encoded proteins:
- a CDS encoding glycosyltransferase family 2 protein → MTEERRGKRPLFSVAVPFYNEQENLRALYERLCRVVGGVENCDFELLFVDDGSTDASLEIVRALAAQDARVRYLSFSRNFGKEIALSAAIDHARGDGAIFMDADLQHPPELIPKLIEGWFEGYDDVYAQRRTRGGESAFKKLTAKLYYHVLARSTRIPIQMDAGDFRLLSARALAVLRRMPEHQRNMKSLYSWIGFRKKAVPVDQEPRLHGASKFGFFRLLNLALDGITSFTTAPLRLATILGALSAAVALLSFCWFLIRTAVWGNPVPGYPSLFCGILFFGGVQLLGLGVIGEYLGRVFMETKGRPLYVIAESNVTDETPDETLPERKEARHD
- a CDS encoding GtrA family protein translates to MIETERERFREVAGYLFFGVLTTIVNYVGYYALTRGLDMGVTAATAWAWALAVLFAFVTNKLWVFRSRTRGLAALGRELSAFVAARLFSGLLDVAMMWLFAEQLGWPDMWVKIGDNVFVTALNYVFSKRWIFRERP
- the ftsH gene encoding ATP-dependent zinc metalloprotease FtsH, whose protein sequence is MDEIKNPRKPLIYYYAIAMLVLMLFNLLAKPWLMRAQIDEVDYGTFIRMTEEKKIGKVNIEENQILFTDAEGKKVYRTGPMDDPGRTERLYQSGAKFSSEIVEQASPIVSMLLSWVVPLLLFWGLGQYMQKKLMNRMGGDSMMFGMGKSKARVYVKSTEGIKFSDVAGEDEAKENLAEIVEYLHNPGRYRDIGAKMPKGILLVGPPGTGKTMLAKAVAGESNVPFFSMSGSEFVEMFVGMGASKVRDLFKQAKEKAPCIVFIDEIDAIGTKRSGNVMGNDEREQTLNQLLTEMDGFEDNTGVIILAATNRPESLDPALTRPGRFDRRVPVELPDLKGREDILKVHAKKIKLEPNVDFNKVARMASGASGAELANIVNEAALRAVRDGRGEATQADLEESIEVVVAGYQKKNAILTDKEKMIVAYHEIGHALVAAMQSHSAPVQKITIIPRTSGALGYTMQVEEGNHYLMSKEELENKIATLTGGRAAEEVVFGSVTTGASNDIEQATRLARAMITRYGMSDDFGMVALETVTNQYLGGDASLACAPETQSLIDKKVVALVKEQHEKARKILADSRRTLDELAKVLYERETITGEEFMEILHAAPAQS
- a CDS encoding Hsp20/alpha crystallin family protein is translated as MMVPSIWNDNLFDELDNVFNDHFFRRSPLYGRREQNMMKTDVRETENSYEVDVDLPGFKKENVNVQLQNGYLTISAAKQHSKEEKDAKGAFIRQERYEGSCSRSFYVGENIKKEDISAKLEDGILRLTFPKKTEKELEQSKLIEIE
- a CDS encoding uracil-xanthine permease family protein — encoded protein: MARKELVYGVDDVPSLPILLLAGAQHVLTLFGATTLVPLIFGPAMGMTPAQIGFFISCVYFAMGVCTLIQTSPFGSGLPIVQGSSFSFIPPIMTIVGVYSAQGTNVILQYIGGALISGGVCLVLLGQFGLIGRIRRFVGPITVGTTIMAIGFSLAGTAISGNAAGYWPASLTVVVLIFLFGLGVKGRYVNIFSVLLSVVIVWGACFALSRAGVFQPGHPVYIGLDNVNSAKWFQFTGFMPWGMPKFSTVAFGAILAGFFSVILESIGDYFNVCNAAGLPDPTEQQISRGIRAEGLGCIFGGLTGAVACTSYTENIGLIGLTGVASRWVVRVGAILLIGMSMIGKFGALVATLPAPIIGGCYIALFGTIGALGIQALTRADMQKQRNVMIVGFSFLMALGLPGWVEAQKDLFFGWGIPGQILWAIGKTSMAVAGVSACLLDNLIPGTREERGFRD
- a CDS encoding 3'-5' exonuclease; amino-acid sequence: MPLSIAETGFTALDIETTGLSPAFCGIVEIAALKIFPDGSQRPFQMLVDPGRPIPRDVSAIHGIDDAMVRGQPRAADAVAALVNFVGPSPLVLHNAPFDMSFLNPVVRRQRLQWDSPAVFDTLRLSRQAFPGLNSYSLESLSRFFDFDAGGHHRALADCRYCVQLFARILRKIRGLDMDFAAFAREYASSARLLAR
- a CDS encoding 4Fe-4S binding protein, producing MAKTRKERGRLRQTVQLLWTALTNGYLAGFLKGKIYAGPLKNVCVPGLNCYSCPGALGACPVGSFQAMLTGFEPRLPLYVVGFLFAFGALLGRFVCGWLCPFGLVQDLLYKIPLGRKRLNLPGDRALRRLKYAVLALFVVILPLFVRDDLIGVSYPWFCKYICPSGTLMGGWTLLSLNENLRGAAGWLFTWKSALLIALIVLSVKSFRPFCKYLCPLGAFYGFFNRIALLRYGFDEQKCVACGRCAVSCPMTLKLPQGTNGDECIRCGRCIRACPTAALTPALKQSAAARRKPSPERP
- a CDS encoding CD1871A family CXXC motif-containing protein, producing the protein MKRYGAGWTCLLAGAALIAAGLWRGENFAVFQKAVKICLECVGIG
- a CDS encoding TlpA family protein disulfide reductase, whose amino-acid sequence is MMKKFLLVVTVLAMMASSASAAKKIGAFKAADLEGAAHDEAIFRQAPLTMFNVWGTFCPPCLQEMPDLGRLAKEMAPQGVQIVGLLYDWFDMTGNKSDAQTKKAQTLIKRTGADYLHLLLDDGLAQYLGDFSAIPQTFFVNGRGEIVGEVTGARSAEQWREIIREMLAKAK
- a CDS encoding TIGR02757 family protein produces the protein MTPRHKRLALYLEELYERCNRRELVSPDPLQFLYRYEAPEDREIAALVASSLAYGRVATILKSVETVLGALAPSPRAAVEQGGETRWRETFASFRHRFTDGADVAALLDGARRVVSRWGSLGGCLISARRECGSLTGALDFLIAALENGRPSSLLCRPQRGSACKRHFLMLRWLVRRDEVDPGGWDGLDPAELTVPLDTHMYAVCRSLRFTRRRAADLKTAQEVTQAFARLSPRDPTRYDFALTRFGIRADMEQEALLAECRARSTKERVETK